The Daucus carota subsp. sativus chromosome 9, DH1 v3.0, whole genome shotgun sequence genome window below encodes:
- the LOC108201800 gene encoding receptor-like protein EIX1 gives MFLYIQPTDHNILYISYFILAMKMQKYICLLLVCALGVLAKLEFGCGSIAGGYLHGTCIESEKQALLVFKETLIHNSNYFSSWVGDDCCAWHGIGCDNITNHVTQLELRNGNIGGKIHPSLLNLKYLTHLDLSYNSFDGIQIPEFFGSFKDLIYLNLGHSNFEGSVPHHLGNLSNLQYLDLSEDSLDPKLRMDSIRWLSKLSFAEHLDLSGVNLSRATDWFSSLNMLSTSISVLGLSKCDLPDNIPRRLPFMNLTSLVSFDLSENYLSSSFPLWVLNNTNLAHLYLGYCNFDGLIPESLRSLSALSVLDLTVNSFQGPIPHSITNLTSLSELYFTDNKLSGSISPEMGNLTELTDLSMWLNSFKGSLPETFCQLKKLKSLNVGKNRLTGNIPECIGKLSNLNELILVENSWEGFVTEHHFINLTKLDVLGISSDSELILNTSSEWVPLFQLTYLYMYSFKVGPKFPHWLLTQRKIEALKLLNASISDTIPIDWFLSLFSNSPSVDLSNNDIYGDQLSLISRAPNGLAALILSNNRLSGEFPAFLCNQTTLRTLALSNNNFSGELPQCLRNLTELIELDLMNNSLSGKIPSLGFLGDLQYINLHNNKFQGKFPLSFQNLTWLFVLDVGKNNLSDVLPTWSAEQLPNLKYLILRSNNFYGEIPLQLCQQSTLEVLNFADNQITGNIPACFGNFSAMVTGDISPNHLDYWGSVQMMDSMKGYEQVYTSTLQFLFSIDLSNNKISGEIPKEVMDLQGLLNLNLAGRIPSGNQLQTLNDPSIFAGNELLCGLPILKPCATNTNSHNVKDGHNEGDTGSVSDDELMWFFAALGPGFSVGLLGFFAAFRFSDIGIHTSILVNRFLRK, from the exons atgTTCTTATATATACAACCAACCGATCATAATATATTGTACATTTCTTATTTCATTCTAGCTATGaaaatgcaaaaatatatttgtctACTACTTGTTTGTGCACTAGGTGTTCTCGCAAAACTAGAGTTTGGCTGTGGCAGCATAGCTGGAGGCTATTTGCATGGAACTTGTATCGAGAGCGAGAAACAAGCTTTATTGGTCTTTAAGGAAACTCTGATCCATAACTCGAATTACTTTTCTTCATGGGTCGGAGATGATTGTTGTGCATGGCATGGGATAGGCTGCGACAACATAACCAATCACGTCACACAGCTTGAACTTCGTAATGGGAACATTGGTGGTAAGATACATCCTTCCTTGCTTAATTTGAAGTATTTAACTCACTTGGATTTGAGTTATAATAGTTTTGATGGGATCCAAATTCCAGAATTTTTCGGATCCTTTAAAGACCTAATATACCTCAACCTTGGTCACTCCAATTTTGAAGGTTCGGTTCCTCATCATCTAGGAAACCTCTCAAACTTGCAATACCTTGACTTGAGTGAGGACTCATTGGATCCTAAATTAAGGATGGATAGCATAAGGTGGTTATCCAAGCTTTCTTTCGCGGAACATTTAGATTTGTCTGGTGTAAATCTCTCGCGTGCTACTGATTGGTTTTCGTCTCTAAACATGCTTTCTACATCAATATCAGTACTTGGCCTATCTAAATGTGATTTGCCTGACAATATCCCTCGTCGTCTCCCTTTCATGAATCTAACTTCTCTGGTTTCATTTGATCTTTCTGAGAACTATCTTAGCTCTTCTTTCCCTttatgggttcttaacaacaCTAATCTTGCACATCTTTATCTTGGTTATTGCAATTTTGATGGCCTAATACCTGAATCTCTCAGAAGTTTGTCTGCTCTTTCTGTTCTTGATCTTACAGTAAATAGCTTCCAGGGTCCGATTCCTCATTCTATTACAAATCTGACATCACTTTCTGAACTTTATTTTACAGACAATAAATTAAGTGGTTCAATTTCTCCTGAGATGGGCAATCTCACTGAGCTTACAGACCTCTCCATGTGGTTAAATAGTTTCAAGGGTAGTCTCCCCGAAACATTTtgtcaattgaaaaaattaaaatcattgaATGTCGGAAAAAATAGATTGACTGGTAACATTCCTGAATGCATCGGAAAACTATCAAATTTAAATGAATTAATTCTTGTTGAAAATTCATGGGAGGGTTTTGTAACAGAGCATCATTTTATTAACCTGACGAAGCTTGATGTTTTAGGTATTTCTTCGGATTCTGAATTGATATTAAATACAAGCTCTGAATGGGTTCCTCTGTTTCAGCTTACCTATTTATACATGTATTCCTTCAAAGTTGGCCCCAAATTTCCGCATTGGCTCCTCACTCAAAGAAAAATTGAGGctttaaaactgttaaatgCAAGCATATCAGATACCATCCCAATTGATTGGTTTTTGAGTTTGTTCTCAAATAGTCCCAGTGTTGATCTATCTAACAATGACATCTATGGGGATCAATTATCTCTAATTTCACGAGCTCCAAATGGTTTAGCCGCGTTGATACTTTCAAATAACCGTTTATCAGGTGAATTTCCTGCATTTTTATGCAATCAGACGACGTTGAGGACTTTAGCACTCTCCAACAATAACTTCTCTGGAGAGCTCCCCCAATGCTTAAGAAATTTGACAGAACTGATAGAACTTGATCTAATGAATAATAGCCTATCTGGTAAAATTCCGTCTTTGGGTTTTTTAGGGGATCTCCAATATATAAACTTGCACAACAACAAGTTTCAGGGGAAATTCCCTTTGTCCTTCCAGAATTTGACGTGGCTGTTTGTACTTGACGTGGGAAAGAATAACCTAAGCGATGTACTTCCCACTTGGTCCGCAGAGCAATTACCAAATCTCAAGTATTTGATATTGCGGTCCAACAATTTTTATGGTGAAATACCCCTGCAGCTTTGCCAACAATCCACACTTGAAGTCTTAAACTTTGCAGACAACCAAATCACGGGAAACATTCCTGCTTGTTTCGGCAATTTCAGTGCCATGGTTACAGGTGACATCAGTCCAAATCACTTGGACTATTGGGGAAGTGTTCAAATGATGGATAGTATGAAAGGATACGAGCAAGTTTACACCTCCACACTGCAATTTTTGTTTTCCATTGATTTATCAAACAATAAAATCAGTGGAGAGATTCCCAAAGAGGTGATGGATCTCCAAGGActattgaatttgaatttggcAG GAAGAATTCCCTCTGGAAATCAGCTTCAGACCCTTAACGATCCCTCGATATTTGCTGGCAATGAGCTACTCTGCGGCCTTCCTATCCTGAAACCATGCGCGACTAACACAAATTCACATAATGTTAAAGACGGCCACAATGAAGGTGATACTGGTTCTGTTTCAGATGATGAGCTCATGTGGTTTTTTGCTGCACTTGGACCTGGTTTCTCAGTTGGCCTTTTGGGATTCTTTGCTGCTTTCCGTTTTTCAGATATTGGAATTCATACTTCAATTTTGGTTAACAGGTTCTTGAGAAAATAA
- the LOC108200683 gene encoding receptor-like protein EIX1 has product MELQKYICLLLICALGVLVHGSCIESEKRALLIFIKALIDNSNYLSSWVGDDCCAWQGIGCDNITNHVTRIELQYGFLSGKILPSLLDLKYLTHLDLSSNSFDGIQIPEFFGSFKNLIYLNLNYSNFEGLVPHHLGNLSNLQYLDLSNYDYSWDLRLKMDSMSWLSKLSLLKYLDLSGVNLSSVIDWFPSLNMLSTSISVLHLSNCHLSNNVPSHLPSMNLISLVSIDFSRNDLRSSFPLWVLNNSNLAHLSLRANNFYGLIPESIGSLSSLTLLDLSENSFQGSVPQSITNLTSLSTLALAFNKLSDSISPEIGNLTELTSFFIAFNDFRGSLPETFCRLKKLESLDVGDNQLTGHIPKCIGKLSNLNELNLCDNSWEGFVTEDHFINLTKLNSLCISSHSKLISRISSEWVPLFQLEYLYMYSLKVGPKFPHWLLTQRKIQGLILSNASISDTIPIDWFLSLFSSSPNVDLSDNDIFGDQLSLISRAPNGLGALILSNNRLSGELPAFLCSQTTLRTLDLSHNKFSGELPLCLGNLTELIELDLMNNSLSGKIPSLGVLRGLQYINLHNNKFQGKLPLSFQNLTELFVLDVGKNNLSGVLPTWSAEQLPNLKYLILRSNNFYGAIPTQLCHHSTIEVLNFADNQIKGNIPACFGNFSAMVTGDITPNHLDYWGSVQMMDSMKGYEQVYTSTLQFLFSIDLSNNKISGEIPKELMDLQGLLNLNLAGNHLAGKIPEEIGKLKNLIFLDLSRNELHGPIPQSLAYLNFLSQLNLSFNDLSGRIPSGNQLQTLNDPSIYAGNEQLCGHPILKPCATDTDSHIVEDHNEVDTDLDSDDEHMWLFAGLGPGFSVGFLGFCLTLHFSKIGIHVSNLANRFLGR; this is encoded by the coding sequence ATggaattacaaaaatatatttgtctACTACTTATCTGTGCATTGGGTGTTTTAGTGCATGGAAGTTGTATCGAGAGTGAGAAACGAGCTTTATTGATCTTTATAAAAGCTCTGATCGACAACTCGAATTACTTATCTTCATGGGTCGGAGATGATTGTTGTGCATGGCAGGGGATTGGTTGCGACAACATAACCAATCACGTCACACGGATTGAACTTCAATATGGTTTTTTGAGTGGTAAGATTCTTCCTTCCTTGCTTGATTTGAAGTATCTGACTCACTTGGATTTGAGTTCCAATAGTTTTGATGGGATCCAAATTCCAGAATTTTTCGGGTCcttcaaaaatctaatatatctCAACCTCAATTACTCCAATTTCGAAGGTTTGGTTCCTCATCATCTAGGAAACCTTTCAAACTTACAGTACCTTGACTTGAGTAACTATGATTATTCATGGGATCTTAGATTAAAGATGGATAGCATGAGTTGGTTATCTAAGCTTTCTTTGTTGAAGTACTTAGATTTGTCTGGTGTAAATCTTTCTAGCGTAATTGATTGGTTTCCGTCTTTAAACATGCTTTCCACATCAATATCGGTTCTTCATCTATCAAATTGTCACCTATCCAACAATGTCCCTAGTCATCTCCCTTCTATGAATCTTATTTCTCTTGTTTCAATTGATTTTTCGCGTAATGATCTTAGGTCTTCTTTTCCTCTGTGGGTTCTTAATAATAGTAACCTTGCTCATCTTTCTCTTAGAGCTAACAATTTTTATGGCCTAATACCTGAGTCTATCGGAAGTTTGTCTAGTCTTACTCTTCTTGATCTTTCAGAAAATAGCTTCCAAGGTTCGGTTCCTCAATCTATCACTAATTTGACATCACTTTCTACGCTTGCTCTAGCGTTCAATAAATTAAGTGATTCAATTTCACCGGAGATAGGCAATCTCACTGAGCTTACAAGCTTCTTCATCGCGTTTAATGATTTTAGAGGTAGTCTCCCTGAAACATTTTGTCGATTGAAAAAATTAGAATCATTGGATGTCGGAGACAATCAACTTACTGGACACATTCCTAAATGCATAGGAAAACTATCAAATCTGAATGAGTTAAATCTTTGTGATAATTCATGGGAGGGTTTTGTAACAGAAGATCACTTTATTAACCTCACGAAGCTGAATTCCTTATGTATTTCTTCACATTCTAAATTGATTTCACGTATAAGCTCTGAATGGGTTCCTCTGTTTCAGCTTGAGTATTTGTACATGTATTCCTTAAAAGTTGGCCCCAAATTTCCGCATTGGCTCCTCACTCAAAGAAAAATCCAGGGTTTGATATTGTCAAATGCAAGCATATCAGATACTATCCCAATTGATTGGTTTTTGAGTTTGTTCTCTTCGAGTCCTAATGTTGATCTATCTGACAATGACATCTTTGGGGATCAATTATCTCTAATTTCGCGAGCTCCAAATGGTTTAGGCGCGTTGATACTTTCAAATAACCGTTTATCGGGTGAACTTCCTGCATTTTTATGCAGTCAGACGACGTTGAGGACTTTAGACCTCTCCCACAATAAATTCTCTGGAGAGCTCCCCCTCTGTTTAGGGAATCTGACAGAACTGATAGAACTAGATTTAATGAATAATAGCCTATCTGGTAAAATTCCGTCTTTGGGTGTTTTACGGGGTCTCCAATATATAAACTTGCACAACAACAAGTTTCAAGGGAAACTTCCTTTGTCCTTCCAGAATTTGACGGAGCTGTTTGTACTTGACGTGGGAAAGAATAACCTGAGCGGTGTACTTCCCACTTGGTCCGCAGAGCAATTACCAAATCTCAAGTATTTGATATTGCGGTCCAACAATTTCTATGGTGCAATACCCACACAGCTTTGCCACCACTCGACGattgaagttttaaattttGCAGACAACCAAATCAAAGGAAACATTCCTGCTTGTTTTGGCAATTTCAGTGCCATGGTTACGGGTGACATCACTCCGAATCACTTGGACTATTGGGGAAGTGTTCAAATGATGGATAGTATGAAAGGATATGAGCAAGTTTACACCTCGACGCTACAGTTTTTGTTTTCCATTGATTTATCAAACAACAAAATCAGTGGAGAGATTCCCAAAGAGTTGATGGATCTCCAAGGactattaaatttgaatttggcGGGTAATCATCTAGCTGGAAAGATTCCCGAGGAGATTGGAAAactgaaaaatttaatatttcttgaTCTTTCAAGAAATGAGCTTCATGGTCCTATTCCACAAAGTTTGGcatatttaaactttttaagCCAATTGAATCTCTCTTTCAATGATTTATCAGGAAGAATTCCCTCTGGAAATCAGCTTCAGACCCTTAACGATCCCTCCATCTATGCTGGCAACGAGCAACTCTGTGGCCATCCTATCCTGAAACCATGCGCCACTGACACAGATTCACATATTGTTGAAGACCATAATGAAGTTGATACTGATCTCGATTCAGATGATGAGCACATGTGGTTATTTGCTGGACTTGGACCTGGTTTCTCAGTTGGCTTTTTGGGATTTTGTTTAACTTtgcatttttcaaaaattggtATTCATGTTTCTAATTTGGCAAACAGGTTCTTGGGAAGATAG